One window of the Roseovarius sp. THAF9 genome contains the following:
- a CDS encoding CoA-binding protein codes for MNEPYKDSDLRDILKRTKRIAVVGVSMKEVRPSFYVARYLKLKGFDVVPVNPGHAGQTAFGATVLGSLGEIEGGVDMVDIFRRSEHVPPIVDEALERFPDLQTIWMQIGVWHEEAAEKARARGVDVVMNRCPKIEYQRLFGELRMGGFNTGVISSKL; via the coding sequence ATGAACGAGCCATACAAAGATTCTGACCTTCGGGACATTTTGAAGCGGACCAAGCGCATCGCGGTGGTGGGCGTGTCGATGAAAGAGGTACGTCCGAGTTTCTATGTCGCGCGCTACCTGAAGTTGAAAGGGTTCGACGTGGTGCCGGTCAACCCCGGCCACGCGGGCCAGACGGCGTTCGGGGCGACCGTTCTGGGGTCGCTGGGTGAGATCGAGGGCGGCGTGGACATGGTGGACATCTTTCGCCGGTCCGAGCATGTGCCGCCCATCGTGGATGAGGCTCTGGAGCGGTTTCCTGATCTTCAGACGATCTGGATGCAGATCGGCGTGTGGCACGAGGAAGCCGCCGAGAAGGCGCGGGCGCGTGGCGTGGACGTGGTGATGAACCGTTGTCCCAAGATCGAATATCAGCGCCTGTTCGGTGAGTTGCGCATGGGCGGCTTCAATACCGGCGTGATTTCATCGAAGCTGTAG
- a CDS encoding ATP-binding protein, with amino-acid sequence MSLTADTMELREEDIAKHYEAAAAMLAGFDHTPRIAKPGEAPQQEKSAGLGTRRRFRTTTPGLVTRSTARPEGVHLVERIEAADGDDPLVSPMQATVLHGLRRAIAIALAVGEQFSEVTGLADLRRANLAGSLGADRKTEFTELLAAEALAVGHVFANATAFLLAPHGSEVSVEVGEVEEVLTDNSQLALHGALWELDQDIAAHAGDDARLVATVSAFAEQLMEKIALRAQNAGRLAAFTGASWRVEADDFTIRGFDAASKGKSSTLTMTFKQPHEVVGNHIAKYQALKLSKMLMAYDFDRRLNPFAELGGFIFTFMGDGKPGTGKTTLIQMMAGLIKGYCDNVGYPFRYQNLSTESIDSYQGKSAQNAKAFINTVIDPGVIGFGTIDDIDQLAGKRGDRQSSAGQLEITAVLMESFAGANTVVRGNCTFGMFSNYPENVDDALRQRAGARFLVDGPQTREDYIDILYLLMGKNHDIPLGQHEVYAAQEIKKAVAASFESHARPHEEGLIRVYERVEKDIGKLDTIAKLGTYLKGIQEADERFTGRAIKNITDAVKVRAMDFELPDEWMEKPDLFLFKSYDEKKGMIEELRQPITVEMVVQEINRYADSEFRYADKSDEVAIETMVRDFGRTEEAKRRYMAAKEDGA; translated from the coding sequence ATGAGCCTGACGGCCGATACGATGGAATTGCGCGAAGAGGATATCGCCAAGCACTACGAGGCGGCAGCGGCGATGCTGGCGGGGTTCGACCACACGCCGCGCATTGCCAAGCCGGGGGAGGCGCCGCAGCAGGAAAAGTCGGCCGGATTGGGCACGCGGCGGCGGTTTCGTACCACGACGCCGGGGCTGGTGACACGCTCGACCGCGCGACCCGAGGGCGTGCACCTGGTGGAGCGGATCGAGGCGGCAGATGGCGACGACCCGCTGGTGAGCCCGATGCAGGCGACGGTGCTGCACGGGTTGCGCCGCGCGATTGCGATAGCGCTGGCCGTGGGCGAGCAGTTTTCCGAGGTCACCGGGCTGGCTGATTTGCGGCGGGCGAACCTGGCCGGGTCGCTGGGCGCGGACCGCAAGACCGAGTTCACCGAGCTTCTGGCTGCCGAGGCGTTGGCGGTGGGGCATGTCTTTGCCAACGCGACGGCGTTCCTGCTGGCACCGCATGGCTCGGAGGTAAGCGTCGAGGTGGGCGAGGTAGAGGAGGTTCTGACCGACAATTCGCAATTGGCCCTGCACGGCGCGTTGTGGGAGCTGGATCAGGATATCGCGGCCCATGCCGGAGACGATGCGCGGCTGGTGGCGACGGTCAGCGCCTTTGCGGAGCAGTTGATGGAGAAGATCGCGCTGCGCGCCCAGAATGCCGGGCGGCTGGCCGCCTTTACCGGCGCAAGCTGGCGTGTGGAGGCGGATGATTTCACCATTCGCGGCTTTGACGCGGCATCAAAGGGCAAGTCCAGCACGCTGACCATGACCTTCAAGCAGCCGCACGAGGTGGTGGGCAACCATATCGCCAAGTACCAGGCGCTGAAGCTGTCGAAAATGCTGATGGCCTATGATTTCGACCGGCGGCTGAATCCCTTCGCCGAACTGGGCGGGTTCATCTTTACCTTCATGGGGGATGGCAAGCCGGGGACCGGCAAGACGACGCTGATCCAGATGATGGCGGGGCTGATCAAGGGCTATTGCGACAACGTGGGCTATCCGTTTCGGTATCAGAACCTGAGCACCGAGAGCATCGACAGCTACCAGGGCAAGTCGGCGCAGAACGCCAAGGCGTTCATCAACACCGTGATCGATCCGGGCGTGATCGGGTTCGGGACGATTGACGATATCGACCAACTGGCAGGCAAGCGGGGCGACCGGCAATCGAGCGCGGGGCAGCTGGAGATCACCGCTGTGCTGATGGAGAGCTTTGCCGGGGCCAATACGGTGGTGCGGGGGAATTGCACCTTCGGGATGTTCTCGAACTACCCCGAGAACGTGGATGACGCGCTGCGCCAGAGGGCGGGCGCGCGGTTCCTGGTGGACGGGCCGCAGACGCGGGAGGATTACATTGATATCCTTTACCTGCTGATGGGGAAGAACCACGACATCCCGCTGGGCCAGCACGAGGTCTATGCCGCGCAGGAGATCAAGAAGGCCGTTGCGGCATCGTTCGAGAGCCACGCGCGGCCACATGAGGAAGGACTGATCCGGGTCTATGAGCGTGTGGAAAAGGATATCGGTAAGCTGGACACGATTGCCAAGCTGGGGACGTACCTGAAGGGCATTCAGGAGGCGGATGAGCGGTTCACGGGCCGTGCGATCAAGAACATCACCGACGCAGTAAAGGTGCGGGCGATGGATTTCGAATTGCCGGACGAGTGGATGGAGAAGCCGGACCTGTTCCTGTTCAAGTCCTATGACGAGAAAAAGGGGATGATCGAGGAACTGCGCCAGCCGATTACGGTCGAGATGGTTGTTCAAGAGATCAACCGCTACGCGGATTCCGAGTTCCGCTATGCGGACAAGTCGGACGAGGTGGCAATCGAGACCATGGTGCGCGACTTTGGCCGGACGGAGGAGGCGAAGCGGCGGTACATGGCGGCGAAGGAGGATGGCGCGTGA
- a CDS encoding DUF1523 family protein: MVYLKWLFWAAFWVLVAAFFHYTLPQTDIVRVTDTYEKRIDFGENSLFWASPDAGNDATAINRDVFFIQTVRADGSTMVYRNEDTSWGWPPYFKFDTSNLQAEAADLKSTSEAPRWAALKHYGWRNEFLSIFPNGVSIWPVAGPEVGKPFPWLNTLILAVFGLVAYGVWRLWRRFRARRIDPVWDGVEARFDAAGDAIEDRRGRVRRWLDTWRPKDKRKG, translated from the coding sequence ATGGTGTATCTCAAATGGCTTTTCTGGGCGGCGTTCTGGGTGCTGGTGGCGGCGTTCTTTCACTATACCCTGCCGCAGACCGATATCGTGCGGGTCACCGACACCTACGAAAAGCGGATCGATTTCGGCGAGAACAGCCTGTTCTGGGCCAGCCCCGATGCCGGCAATGACGCCACGGCAATCAACCGCGACGTGTTCTTCATCCAGACGGTGCGGGCGGATGGCAGCACCATGGTCTATCGCAACGAGGACACAAGCTGGGGCTGGCCGCCCTATTTCAAGTTCGACACGTCGAACCTGCAGGCCGAGGCGGCAGACCTGAAATCGACCTCTGAAGCGCCGCGCTGGGCCGCGCTGAAGCATTACGGGTGGCGCAACGAGTTCCTGTCGATCTTTCCCAACGGCGTCAGCATATGGCCAGTGGCCGGTCCGGAGGTGGGCAAGCCGTTTCCGTGGCTGAATACCCTGATACTCGCGGTCTTCGGGCTGGTCGCCTACGGCGTCTGGCGGCTGTGGCGGCGGTTCCGGGCGCGGCGGATCGACCCGGTCTGGGACGGGGTCGAGGCGCGGTTCGACGCGGCGGGCGATGCCATCGAGGACCGGCGCGGACGGGTCCGGCGCTGGCTGGATACCTGGCGGCCCAAGGACAAGCGCAAGGGCTGA
- a CDS encoding DUF6638 family protein encodes MERLIRSGLMFGNLVHVTSPALVERYNRALEHLTGETTNLTDFYVDISGYSPEVGHELGDDLYLNHAGVNRQFILLTTEQKRAPLLNAQFSTSRGILKQFIEENEPALFALTARDAVAGELVNSVYDMSSPERLFDIRRITIEADTTNGALRQAEKLDEKVERFMSEEDAWFDDVLIAEMIELAGQTGDVLRNPIDLKEMSFEQRNYWTSHFGGVYLFQNLELPGVICAQDKTPFEGGRIDYVFDLTDRNRVASFLDLNGLVEPIVKARGIDAAAILRQKMDFMLVDALAGEDVELAGRTRAEMRRLARRHSDLLPEEFHTLNALLNWAENGGPWPVIASDNPAYFYTLRAAAHKDAELVNMLLAELAPKDVRQLFICHKSLFYRRYESWADTKRAYVVDFLLNEYQVDKLGTRAALFGHDAPMEEPAPPKAPEPAADLEAVLARVGPWGPVTRRAGTKGKG; translated from the coding sequence ATGGAACGTCTGATCAGATCCGGCCTGATGTTCGGCAACCTGGTGCATGTGACGAGCCCGGCGCTGGTGGAGCGGTATAATCGCGCGCTGGAGCATCTTACGGGCGAGACCACCAATCTGACAGATTTCTATGTCGATATCTCGGGCTATTCGCCGGAGGTGGGGCATGAGCTGGGCGATGATCTTTACCTCAACCATGCAGGCGTGAACCGGCAGTTCATCCTGCTGACCACGGAGCAGAAGCGCGCGCCGCTTCTGAATGCGCAGTTTTCGACCTCGCGCGGTATCCTGAAGCAGTTCATCGAGGAAAACGAGCCGGCGCTTTTTGCGCTGACGGCGCGGGATGCGGTGGCGGGTGAATTGGTCAACAGCGTTTATGACATGTCCAGCCCGGAACGACTGTTCGATATCCGACGGATCACCATCGAAGCGGACACCACCAACGGGGCGTTGCGGCAGGCGGAAAAGCTGGATGAAAAGGTCGAGCGGTTCATGTCGGAAGAGGACGCGTGGTTCGACGACGTGCTGATTGCGGAGATGATCGAGCTTGCGGGGCAGACCGGCGACGTGCTGCGCAACCCCATCGATCTGAAGGAAATGAGCTTCGAGCAGCGCAATTACTGGACCAGTCACTTTGGCGGGGTGTACCTGTTTCAAAACCTTGAACTGCCCGGCGTAATCTGTGCGCAGGACAAGACCCCGTTCGAGGGCGGGCGGATCGACTATGTGTTCGACCTGACTGACCGCAACCGGGTGGCCAGTTTTCTTGATCTCAACGGTCTGGTGGAGCCGATCGTCAAGGCACGCGGCATCGACGCGGCGGCGATCCTGCGGCAGAAGATGGATTTCATGCTGGTCGATGCGTTGGCCGGTGAGGACGTCGAACTTGCAGGCCGCACGAGGGCCGAGATGCGCCGGTTGGCGCGGCGGCATTCGGACCTTCTGCCCGAGGAATTCCACACGCTGAACGCGCTGCTGAACTGGGCCGAGAATGGCGGGCCGTGGCCGGTGATCGCCTCGGACAACCCGGCGTATTTCTACACGCTGCGGGCGGCGGCGCACAAGGACGCGGAACTGGTGAACATGCTGCTGGCGGAACTGGCGCCGAAGGATGTGCGGCAGCTTTTCATCTGCCACAAGAGCCTGTTTTACCGCCGCTACGAGTCGTGGGCGGACACCAAGCGCGCCTATGTCGTCGATTTTCTGCTGAACGAATACCAGGTGGACAAGCTGGGCACGCGCGCGGCACTCTTTGGCCACGACGCGCCGATGGAAGAGCCCGCGCCGCCGAAAGCGCCGGAACCGGCGGCGGATCTCGAGGCGGTTTTGGCGCGGGTCGGCCCTTGGGGGCCGGTGACTCGCCGGGCGGGCACGAAGGGAAAGGGATAG
- the rlmB gene encoding 23S rRNA (guanosine(2251)-2'-O)-methyltransferase RlmB, translated as MATKKPKWVVEKEQAKKASAAETVWLFGLHAVRDALENPRREKLRLVLTKNAADKLADAIAASGMQPEMADPRKFSAPLDPQSVHQGAALEVKPLDWGALEEVCLGDGVRPPRVMLLDRVTDPHNVGAILRSAEVFGASAVIAPRHHSAPETGALAKTASGALERQPYLRVRNLADAMSALQGMGYLVLGLDGEASETVKEALVGMQDRPVALVLGAEGPGLRQKTRETCDKLVRIAYAGAFGSLNVSNAAAVALYASRG; from the coding sequence ATGGCAACGAAGAAACCCAAGTGGGTCGTGGAAAAGGAACAGGCCAAGAAGGCGTCGGCGGCGGAAACCGTGTGGTTGTTTGGGCTGCACGCGGTGCGCGATGCGCTGGAAAACCCGCGCCGCGAGAAGCTGCGGCTGGTGCTGACGAAGAACGCCGCCGACAAGCTGGCCGATGCCATTGCGGCCTCGGGCATGCAGCCGGAGATGGCCGACCCGCGCAAGTTCAGCGCGCCGCTGGATCCGCAATCGGTGCACCAGGGTGCGGCGCTGGAAGTGAAGCCGCTGGACTGGGGGGCGCTGGAAGAGGTGTGTCTTGGCGACGGGGTTCGGCCGCCGCGGGTGATGCTGCTGGACCGGGTGACGGACCCGCATAACGTCGGCGCGATCCTGCGCTCGGCCGAGGTATTCGGCGCGTCGGCGGTGATCGCGCCGCGGCACCATTCGGCGCCGGAGACCGGGGCGCTGGCCAAGACCGCGAGCGGCGCGTTGGAGCGCCAGCCCTATTTGCGGGTGCGCAACCTCGCCGATGCGATGAGCGCGTTGCAAGGCATGGGATACCTGGTGCTGGGTCTTGACGGCGAGGCCAGTGAGACCGTCAAGGAGGCGCTGGTCGGGATGCAGGACCGTCCCGTGGCGCTGGTGCTGGGGGCCGAGGGGCCGGGGCTGCGCCAGAAGACGCGAGAGACCTGCGACAAATTGGTGCGGATCGCCTATGCGGGGGCGTTCGGATCGCTCAATGTCTCAAATGCCGCGGCGGTGGCCCTATATGCATCCAGAGGATAA